The Zalophus californianus isolate mZalCal1 chromosome 7, mZalCal1.pri.v2, whole genome shotgun sequence genome includes a region encoding these proteins:
- the LOC113926844 gene encoding LOW QUALITY PROTEIN: putative vomeronasal receptor-like protein 4 (The sequence of the model RefSeq protein was modified relative to this genomic sequence to represent the inferred CDS: deleted 1 base in 1 codon), with protein MFLMISIKRTIFLSIIGPGTMGNVFVFVNYMCIFFRDTKKKSIHLILIHLAFTNIIILFSKVTLKTIHTSGLRHFPDDTGCKMFAYLERLARGLSICTSSFLTVVQATTISPRASVCASFKPASTWPILPFSLFFWILNSLLSMNLCYYMKNINSLNGSQIGESEGHCVFLPASQTTRWVFLILMALRDFLFLGLMGWASVSMVCVLHKHHKHAGYLQKPKVLYHNPPEIRAAHSVLLLMLCFLFFYWPDCIISLYLNSFFDNKFLILNILEVLSVGYVILSPFVLIHRDGHLAECWHSH; from the exons ATGTTTCTGATGATTAGTATTAAACGAACAATATTCCTCTCTATAATTGGACCTGGCACGATGGGGAACGTCTTTGTTTTTGTGAATTACATGTGCATTTTCTTTAgggacaccaaaaagaaatctaTACATCTAATTCTCATCCACTTGGCTTTTACAAATATCATAATACTTTTTTCCAAGGTAACACTAAAAACAATA CATACGTCCGGTTTGAGACACTTCCCGGACGATACAGGCTGTAAAATGTTTGCGTACCTCGAGAGGCTGGCCCGGGGCCTCTCGATCTGCACCAGCAGCTTCCTCACTGTGGTCCAGGCCACCACCATCAGCCCCAGAGCCTCCGTGTGCGCCAGCTTCAAGCCAGCATCCACATGGCCtatccttcccttttccctcttcttttggATACTCAATTCCTTGCTCAGCATGAACTTATGCTATTACATGAAAAACATCAACAGCCTAAACGGGTCACAAATTGGTGAAAGTGAAGGCCACTGTGTTTTTCTACCAGCAAGCCAGACAACGAGGTGGGTTTTTCTCATTCTCATGGCCCTGCGAGATTTCCTGTTTCTGGGTCTCATGGGCTGGGCCAGTGTCTCCATGGTATGCGTTCTCCATAAGCACCACAAGCATGCCGGCTACCTGCAGAAACCCAAGGTTCTCTACCACAACCCCCCTGAGATAAGAGCCGCTCACAGTGTTCTCCTGCtgatgctttgttttcttttcttttattggccagattgtattatttctttatatttaaattctttctttgatAATAAGTTCCTAATATTAAACATTCTAGAAGTCTTAAGCGTTGGTTATGTAATTCTCAGCCCGTTTGTCCTGATTCACAGAGATGGACATCTGGCTGAATGTTGGCACTCTCATTAA